From Symphalangus syndactylus isolate Jambi chromosome X, NHGRI_mSymSyn1-v2.1_pri, whole genome shotgun sequence, the proteins below share one genomic window:
- the LOC134736034 gene encoding LOW QUALITY PROTEIN: endogenous retrovirus group K member 7 Env polyprotein-like (The sequence of the model RefSeq protein was modified relative to this genomic sequence to represent the inferred CDS: deleted 2 bases in 1 codon), translating into MDNSIEVYVNNSAWVPGPTDDGGLAQPEEEGMMINISIGYHYLPICLGKAPECLMPATQNWLVEVPTVSAISRFTYHMVSGMSLRPQINNLQDPSYQRSLQCRPKGKPGPKEIPKESKSPEVLVWEECVADTAVVLQNNEFGTIIDWAPRGQLYHNCMGQTQSCSQVPSIWPINLAYDRDLTESLDQVHRRLESLYPWKWCVKPPYMLFVGIIDLKPDSQTITCENCRLFTFIDSTLDWQHRILLVRAREGMGIPVSMYRLWEASSSIYILTEVLKGVLTRSKRFIFTLIAVIIGLIAVTATAVTAGIALHSSVQTAEYVNNWQKNSSKLWNSQTQIDKKLANQINHLRQTVIWMGDRLMSSEYLFQLQCDWNTPDFSMTSRAYNESEHHWDMVRCHLQGREDNLTLDISKLKEQIFEASKAQLNLVPETEVKAVDSLTNLNPATWVKAIGSSTIANFILILVCLSSLLLVYRCTQQLRRDSDQRERTMMTMAVLSKRKGGYVGKGKR; encoded by the exons ATGGATAATTCTattgaagtatatgttaataatagtgcATGGGTACCAGGCCCCACAGATGACGGTGGCCTTGCCCAAcctgaagaagaaggaatgatgatAAACATTTCCATTGGGTATCATTATCTTCCTATTTGCCTGGGGAAAGCACCAGAATGCTTAATGCCTGCAACCCAAAATTGGTTGGTAGAAGTACCTACTGTCAGTGCCATTAGTAGATTTACTTATCACATGGTAAGTGGAATGTCACTCAGGCCACAGATAAACAATTTACAGGACCCTTCTTATCAAAGATCATTACAATGTAGGCCTAAGGGGAAGCCTGGTCCCAAGGAAATCCCCAAAGAATCAAAAAGCCCAGAAGTCttagtttgggaagaatgtgtggctGATACTGCAGTGGTACTACAAAACAATGAATTCGGAACTATTATAGACTGGGCCCCTCGAGGCCAATTATATCATAATTGTATGGGCCAGACTCAATCGTGTTCACAGGTCCCATCCATCTGGCCCATTAATCTGGCCTATGATCGTGATTTAACTGAAAGCCTGGACCAGGTTCATAGAAGGTTAGAATCACTCTATCCATGGAAAT GGTGTGTAAAACCCCCTTATATGCTATTTGTAGGAATCATAGATCTTAAACCAGATTCCCAAACTATAACCTGTGAAAACTGTAGATTGTTTACTTTCATTGATTCAACTTTGGATTGGCAGCATCGTATTCTGCTAGTGAGGGCAAGAGAGGGCATGgggatccctgtgtccatgtaccgACTGTGGGAGGCTTCCTCATCCATCTATATTTTAACAGAAGTATTAAAAGGAGTTCTAACTAGatccaaaagattcatttttactttgattgCAGTGATTATTGGTCTTATTGCAGTCACAGCAACTGCTGTGACTGCTGGAATTGCTTTACACTCCTCTGTTCAAACTGCAGAATATGTGAATAATTGGCAAAAGAATTCCTCAAAATTGTGGAATTCTCAGAcccaaatagataaaaaattGGCAAACCAAATTAATCATCTTAGACAAACTGTGATTTGGATGGGAGATAGGCTCATGAGCTCGGAATATCTTTTTCAGTTACAGTGTGACTGGAATACTCCAGATTTTAGTATGACATCTCGAGCTTATAATGAATCTGAACATCATTGGGACATGGTTAGATGCCATTTACAAGGAAGAGAAGATAATCTTactttagatatttcaaaattaaaagaacaaatttttgagGCATCAAAAGCCCAGCTAAATCTGGTGCCAGAAACTGAGGTAAAAGCTGTTGATAGCCTCACAAATCTTAACCCTGCCACTTGGGTTAAAGCCATTGGAAGTTCCACTAttgcaaattttatattaatccTTGTATGTCTGTCCTCTCTATTGCTAGTCTACAGGTGTACCCAGCAGCTCCGGAGAGACAGTGACCAGCGAGAACGGACCATGATGACCATGGCGgttttgtcaaaaagaaaagggggatatgtagggaaaggaaagaga